From the Entomomonas sp. E2T0 genome, one window contains:
- a CDS encoding TolC family outer membrane protein has product MKLLHRSLIILCIALITTYANAENNSARVSLRKTGLVRIYYDAVNNNSDLAAAKAQYKAKQEVVPQARAGLLPQINANANYENTRTVLDKPATTIKRNSHVYGVNLTQPIFRVDRWFQLQAAHATNEQAYFDFAVTQQQLILQTAQVYFNVLQAQDDLAATKAEENAYKRQADEASARFDLGLADKTDYLQAKAAYDMSRAKRIVSEKNVEDAFQALTTLTNRHYEAVEGIRHNLPINPPIPNNATAWVDKAVEQNLSLRAGFYGVTAAEETLRQRKAGHAPTVDFVASYQRGDNDAFNFNNSATSLAHYGSDVEQTSVGVQLQVPLYSGGMTSSQVREARSTLMMSEHSQESLRRKVVQNTRNYHRAVNTDIEQIQALRQTIISSQSAVEATQIGFQSGTRNIVDILDAQRQLYDAVRNYNNARYAYIIDILSLKEMVGTLSPLDLQELEAYLNPNYEPNKDFLPPELLRNN; this is encoded by the coding sequence ATGAAACTATTGCATCGAAGTTTGATTATTTTGTGTATAGCATTGATAACAACCTATGCTAATGCAGAAAATAACAGCGCACGTGTTTCATTGAGAAAGACAGGTTTGGTTAGGATTTATTATGATGCAGTAAATAACAACTCTGACTTGGCAGCAGCCAAAGCACAATATAAAGCAAAACAAGAAGTGGTTCCTCAGGCTCGAGCAGGACTATTGCCACAAATTAATGCTAATGCTAATTATGAAAACACAAGAACAGTATTGGATAAACCTGCAACCACAATAAAACGTAACTCACATGTTTATGGGGTAAATTTAACTCAACCTATTTTTCGTGTGGATCGATGGTTTCAATTACAGGCTGCACATGCTACTAATGAGCAGGCTTATTTTGATTTTGCAGTGACACAGCAACAATTAATTTTACAAACAGCACAAGTCTACTTTAATGTTTTGCAAGCACAAGATGACTTGGCAGCCACTAAAGCAGAAGAAAATGCATATAAACGTCAAGCAGATGAAGCTAGTGCACGTTTTGATTTAGGGTTGGCGGATAAAACAGATTATTTACAAGCAAAAGCTGCTTACGACATGTCACGTGCTAAAAGAATTGTGTCAGAAAAAAATGTTGAAGATGCTTTTCAAGCATTAACAACATTAACTAATCGTCATTATGAAGCCGTTGAAGGTATCCGTCATAATTTACCTATTAATCCTCCTATCCCTAATAATGCAACAGCGTGGGTTGATAAAGCAGTTGAACAAAATCTGAGTTTGAGAGCAGGGTTTTATGGTGTGACTGCTGCTGAAGAAACATTAAGACAGCGTAAAGCAGGTCATGCTCCTACAGTTGATTTTGTGGCTTCGTATCAACGAGGGGATAATGATGCTTTTAATTTTAATAATTCAGCTACTAGCCTAGCTCATTATGGTTCAGATGTTGAACAAACAAGTGTTGGTGTGCAGTTACAAGTTCCCCTTTATTCTGGAGGGATGACTTCGTCGCAGGTGAGAGAAGCGCGTTCAACATTGATGATGTCTGAGCATAGTCAAGAAAGTTTACGACGTAAAGTTGTGCAGAATACCCGTAATTATCATCGAGCAGTTAATACAGATATTGAGCAAATTCAGGCATTACGGCAGACTATAATTTCTAGCCAAAGTGCTGTGGAAGCTACCCAGATAGGATTCCAATCTGGCACACGTAATATTGTTGATATATTAGATGCACAGCGACAACTATATGATGCAGTACGTAATTATAATAATGCACGTTATGCCTATATTATTGATATATTGAGTTTAAAAGAAATGGTGGGTACTTTAAGCCCATTAGATTTGCAGGAGTTAGAGGCTTATTTAAATCCTAACTATGAGCCAAATAAAGATTTTTTACCGCCAGAACTATTAAGAAATAATTAA
- a CDS encoding OmpA family protein — MKMKNSLALVAGSLIAVVSTGAFAQGQGAVEGEAFVKRYFTDSARHMDNGQLYGGSLGYFLTDDVSLALSYGEYHDIRGDNEYGNKNIKGSLTSLDAYYHFAQPGDWVRPYISTGVAHQSISNADRSGRDRDTILNLGVGAKLYFTDNFYARAGVDGMYGLGNHQAEYMLTGAVGFNFGGGKKVEPAPEPVVVEPTPEPEIVRVQLDVKFDFDKATIREGSYDDIKQVADFMKQFPQTTTVVEGHTDSVGAEAYNQKLSEERANAVRNALVDTYGVEGSRVQAVGYGEDKPIADNASKEGRAMNRRVDATVEAQVIPPQETATEQAQ; from the coding sequence ATGAAAATGAAAAATAGCTTAGCACTTGTTGCTGGTTCTTTAATCGCAGTAGTTTCTACTGGTGCCTTTGCTCAAGGTCAAGGTGCTGTAGAAGGTGAAGCATTTGTAAAACGTTACTTCACAGACAGCGCTCGTCACATGGATAATGGTCAGCTTTATGGTGGTAGCTTAGGTTACTTCTTAACTGATGACGTTTCTTTAGCATTATCTTATGGTGAATATCACGATATTCGTGGTGATAACGAATATGGTAATAAAAACATTAAAGGTTCATTAACTTCTTTAGACGCTTACTATCACTTTGCACAACCAGGTGATTGGGTTCGTCCATACATTTCTACTGGTGTTGCTCACCAATCTATCAGCAATGCTGATCGTTCTGGTCGTGACCGTGATACTATCCTTAACTTAGGTGTAGGTGCAAAATTATACTTCACTGATAATTTCTATGCGCGTGCAGGTGTTGATGGCATGTACGGTTTAGGTAATCACCAAGCTGAATACATGTTAACAGGTGCTGTTGGCTTTAATTTCGGTGGTGGTAAGAAAGTTGAACCAGCTCCAGAGCCAGTAGTAGTTGAGCCAACTCCAGAGCCAGAAATTGTACGTGTACAATTAGATGTTAAATTCGATTTCGATAAAGCAACTATCCGTGAAGGTAGCTACGACGACATCAAACAAGTAGCTGACTTTATGAAACAGTTCCCACAAACTACTACTGTAGTTGAAGGTCATACTGACTCTGTTGGTGCAGAAGCTTATAACCAAAAACTTTCAGAAGAACGTGCTAATGCTGTTCGTAATGCTTTAGTTGATACTTATGGTGTTGAAGGTAGCCGTGTACAAGCAGTTGGTTATGGTGAAGACAAGCCTATTGCTGATAACGCTTCTAAAGAAGGTCGTGCTATGAACCGTCGCGTTGACGCTACTGTAGAAGCACAAGTTATTCCTCCTCAAGAAACTGCTACTGAACAAGCTCAGTAA
- the dut gene encoding dUTP diphosphatase, with protein sequence MYKLQTKILDKRLGADFPVPAYATTGSAGLDLRAMLQEDCVLEPGHTILIPTGLAIHIGTSELAAMILPRSGLGHKHGIVLGNLVGLIDSDYQGELMVSCWNRGNTAFTITVGERIAQLVLVPVVQAAFEFVDEFTESERGIGGFGHSGRH encoded by the coding sequence ATGTATAAGTTACAAACTAAAATTTTAGATAAACGATTAGGTGCAGATTTTCCTGTTCCTGCCTATGCAACTACTGGGTCTGCTGGTTTAGATCTACGAGCTATGTTACAAGAGGATTGTGTGCTTGAACCAGGCCACACAATTTTAATTCCAACAGGTCTGGCTATTCATATAGGCACATCAGAATTAGCAGCGATGATTTTACCTCGTTCAGGTTTAGGGCATAAACATGGCATTGTATTAGGCAATCTTGTAGGATTAATTGATTCAGATTATCAAGGTGAATTAATGGTTTCCTGTTGGAATCGTGGTAATACAGCATTTACTATTACTGTGGGAGAGCGTATTGCTCAATTGGTACTAGTTCCTGTTGTACAAGCAGCTTTTGAATTTGTGGATGAGTTTACTGAATCAGAACGTGGTATAGGCGGTTTTGGGCATTCAGGTCGCCATTAA
- the coaBC gene encoding bifunctional phosphopantothenoylcysteine decarboxylase/phosphopantothenate--cysteine ligase CoaBC, translated as MQRLHSKRIILGVGGGIAAYKSAELVRKLKEYGADVRVVMTKAGQEFITPLTLQALSGNAVHTDLLDPHAEAAMGHIELARWADLVLIAPATADLLARIAEGRADDLLTTLILATDAKIALAPAMNQAMWRDVATQNNVEKLIARDILLFGPDTGSQACGDVGPGRMLEPYHLAELVANCFETKLLTGKKVVITAGPTQENIDPVRYITNHSSGKMGFALADAAAEQGAEVILVSGPVNLATPDRVERIDVVSARDMLTACESILPCDIFIAVAAVADFRPQVVAEQKLKKQQSNQHGVLLELIRNPDILATIANREDRPFCVGFAAETENLLEYASKKLKDKNLNLIVANDVANPTIGFNSDDNVITVIDRELKTTRFDLTSKSKIARQLLALITDYFLQEKR; from the coding sequence ATGCAGCGATTACACAGTAAACGTATTATTTTGGGCGTGGGCGGTGGTATTGCTGCTTATAAAAGTGCAGAGTTAGTTCGTAAGCTAAAGGAATATGGTGCTGATGTTCGTGTCGTTATGACCAAAGCGGGGCAAGAGTTTATTACGCCCTTAACTTTGCAAGCATTATCTGGAAATGCTGTCCATACTGATTTATTAGACCCTCATGCTGAAGCAGCGATGGGGCATATTGAGTTAGCGCGTTGGGCTGACTTAGTGCTTATTGCTCCAGCTACTGCTGATTTATTAGCAAGAATTGCTGAGGGTAGGGCTGATGATTTATTAACTACTTTAATATTAGCAACAGATGCCAAAATTGCTTTAGCTCCTGCCATGAATCAAGCTATGTGGCGGGATGTGGCGACCCAGAATAATGTTGAAAAATTAATCGCAAGAGATATCTTACTGTTTGGTCCTGATACTGGCTCACAAGCATGTGGTGATGTGGGACCTGGTAGAATGTTAGAACCTTATCATTTGGCTGAATTAGTGGCCAATTGTTTTGAAACTAAATTATTAACAGGTAAAAAAGTAGTTATCACCGCAGGGCCTACTCAAGAAAATATAGACCCTGTGCGTTATATCACCAATCATAGTTCAGGCAAAATGGGCTTTGCTTTAGCAGATGCAGCAGCAGAGCAAGGAGCTGAAGTAATCTTGGTGAGTGGGCCAGTTAACCTAGCAACACCAGATAGGGTTGAGCGTATTGATGTGGTGAGTGCTAGGGATATGCTTACTGCCTGTGAGTCTATTTTACCTTGTGATATTTTTATTGCTGTAGCCGCGGTGGCCGACTTTAGACCACAAGTTGTTGCAGAGCAAAAACTAAAAAAACAACAATCTAATCAACATGGTGTGCTACTAGAGTTAATACGTAATCCTGATATTTTAGCCACAATAGCTAATAGAGAGGATAGACCTTTCTGTGTAGGTTTTGCAGCTGAAACAGAAAACTTATTAGAATATGCCTCAAAAAAATTAAAAGATAAAAATTTAAATTTAATTGTAGCCAATGATGTGGCTAACCCTACAATTGGTTTTAATAGTGATGATAATGTGATTACTGTGATTGATCGGGAGTTAAAAACTACCCGTTTTGATTTAACTAGCAAGTCAAAAATTGCCAGACAATTACTGGCTCTGATTACCGATTATTTTTTACAAGAGAAACGTTAA